In a genomic window of Punica granatum isolate Tunisia-2019 chromosome 6, ASM765513v2, whole genome shotgun sequence:
- the LOC116209851 gene encoding uncharacterized protein LOC116209851 yields MEGQGPEEAAAAAAAATTTAEADEKNMMEPSIRALVKAIHSGPTQVVLYLAGGASQAIGWLLSVPGASNTVLEAVVPYSRMSAIQLLGKVPSQFCSRKTAEEMALLAYNRALKLSQLDSPVLGVGFTGALASPQPKHGDHRFYVSTRTSGRLRVSTVTLSKGVRTREQEDEVSSQVLLKAIASACKVPVAFASKLTESDMFEESEERFNEDEELEQLIDGKICYKLYPFSKESHVSEADRKLILPGSFNPLHDGHLKLLEVAASICSNGYPCFEVSAVNADKPPLSVEQVKERVKQFEKVGKTVIISNQPYFYKKAELFPGSAFVIGADTVARLINPRYYEGSYSKMVEILAGCKSTGCTFLVGGRNVDGVFKGLEDFEIPDALKDMFVPIPAEAFRMDISSTELRKSRGLE; encoded by the exons ATGGAGGGACAAGGACCGGAGGAGGCCGCTGCCGCCGCTGCCGCCGCTACCACCACCGCCGAGGCCGATGAGAAGAACATGATGGAACCTTCGATTCGAGCTCTGGTAAAGGCCATCCATTCCGGCCCTACTCAGGTCGTTCTATACCTCGCCGGCGGCGCCTCTCAG GCGATCGGGTGGTTACTCTCAGTTCCTGGAGCTTCCAACACTGTTCTCGAAGCCGTGGTTCCTTACTCCAGAATGTCCGCGATTCAGTTACTCGGCAAG GTGCCAAGCCAATTTTGTAGCAGGAAAACTGCTGAAGAAATGGCTCTGCTTGCTTATAATCGCGCTCTCAAGCTTTCCCAATTAG ATTCTCCTGTCCTTGGAGTAGGTTTCACAGGTGCATTGGCCAGTCCGCAGCCGAAGCATGGGGACCACAG GTTTTATGTCTCAACAAGAACATCTGGTCGACTTCGGGTGTCTACTGTTACTTTATCAAAG GGAGTGCGTACTAGGGAGCAAGAAGATGAGGTCTCAAGCCAGGTCTTACTCAAG GCAATTGCAAGTGCATGCAAAGTTCCTGTGGCATTTGCTTCAAAATTAACCGAATCTGATATGTTTGAAGAATCTGAAGAAAGGTtcaatgaagatgaagaactAGAGCAGTTAATCGATGGGAAAATATGCTACAAGCTTTATCCATTCTCCAAGG AATCACATGTATCCGAAGCTGACAGAAAACTCATATTGCCTGGTTCATTCAATCCTTTACACGATGGTCATCTGAAGTTGTTGGAAGTTGCTGCAAG CATCTGCAGCAATGGCTATCCCTGCTTTGAAGTTTCAGCTGTCAATGCTGACAAACCTCCATTGTCGGTGGAACAAGTAAAAGAACGCGTCAAGCAATTCGAAAAAGTTG GGAAAACAGTAATCATATCTAATCAGCCTTACTTTTATAAGAAAGCAGAACTGTTTCCGGGCAGTGCTTTCGTGATTGGTGCAGACACTGTGGCAAGGCTTATCAAC CCCAGGTACTACGAAGGGAGTTACAGTAAGATGGTGGAGATACTTGCTGGATGCAAGAGCACTGGATGCACTTTTCTCGTGGGAGGCCGTAATGTGGATGGTGTCTTCAAG GGTCTTGAAGATTTTGAGATTCCAGACGCATTAAAGGACATGTTTGTTCCGATACCAGCTGAGGCTTTTCGCATGGATATTTCCTCCACCGAGTTAAGAAAGAGCCGTGGACTCGAATAA